From Monomorium pharaonis isolate MP-MQ-018 chromosome 9, ASM1337386v2, whole genome shotgun sequence, the proteins below share one genomic window:
- the LOC105837544 gene encoding uncharacterized protein LOC105837544 isoform X1 — MSNSLDSFLTRIGDVTIERVTPRGGSKPGEANMMTSETATSANMNAEPQATNDESSDESSGETTDGEQEKKLDAMQSEEIEEIRSEGSGDDMDLDETIDSQIGVRMESERQHHPSPDEDDEEQVNILDTLPLEGAPIEGQEVSEADLLGKPISKDSEDEESMDNENDKDGQSGEEGTDSNKRHADSDHSDSAKKKAKKDDGSTEGSTSECELKPEKKLANMRRNIREVMDETQLDEATLSAQRQEMERLRRVQEQQRIIREVQRQIAINRQNNKAQTRVISLLQGKQNQAGTTMISQSSSPSSSFPSMTSPSSTQVRLPNTVLLKVNSGIGTGAQATQTASGMQAGQMQRRSIDSGMRWQKGRGGYQGAQTSISRVPNRSSAPNMLQQRIRMMTPSVSISPVVPKKEPLDRTDYYSDSELSDMEAEEAIRCEKQMHAARKMPGMPKYQRAPKGKDVVTISSSSESSDDDCIVLSDPSGEEETDTEDDPSNSGMHTNDRYNIPDEHGRVLINVGHPETEPDVFLAPQVARIIKPHQIGGIRFLFDNIIETIERYKTSSGFGCILAHSMGLGKTLQVASFCDIFFRCTTAKTVLCIMPINTLQNWLAEFNMWLPYEDPAVTAEKQVKAANVKMEPGTDMKHEVKEESCGNQSDMSNMSRPISTESAHRFSQDAVTGASQQSVNVMPENPYANPHHGYEQRNMMPSYMQDPTVMNKNMAESHIPHMPPNYHQGEMPHNPMYNANSNPLSNFSDPMKPDPMNCHGMPSGQNITGPKFGIENQNTGVMYPGMENRSQGVSMYPDMETRNAAAMYPGMGNHHPGSMYSNYNNIPGTFANYGSQTNQQELEREPKKENMLSGEMPLQPMEVNVKKEPEETIKKEEGTSTVKEELADEKKEMIEKIKTPYDVDAPVGMEVRPRHFGLHILNDSHKTMTARAKVIQEWQSTGGVLLIGYELYRQLSLKKPNKAKRKRGQPFKDTVDVEEEDKNKGLLDEMHSALVSPGPDLVICDEGHRIKNSHASISMALKQMRTKRRIVLTGYPLQNNLLEYWCMVDFVRPNYLGSKSEFCNMFERPIQNGQCIDSTPQDIRLMRYRAHVLHALLEGFVQRRSHSVLQMSLPRKEEYILLVRMTPHQRKLYDTFMTQVVKTRAVPNPLKAFAVCCKIWNHPDILYYFLRKRQANEEDDLDLEETIAEKSAAGGKKSKARQPKGESKKTKKGTTIKNKPAASVQPNASSSSSNDNAETENTHNTPKQNNYTNYTMPVSNSGYSNSMPQGSYSPHGGYQNYRPNDQNTFYRNDNNNHAEYNHGDFYNNPGQQRYGNQPFQSYTQTSTNYNTSQGYANQSQNYMQSNEQSANHSQRYSGAAAGSDFRSDQNQGNNYETPGMFPRQNYPYQDQQRNYTSNLNQGPNNYPQVSNQPSFQSQMPNQSTNMPMPDYSSYTANQNQNYTSTPANIYPRNDAQPLQNSTMGYAASQQGQPPAAQTQTTGYMASQQNQNISPGQNSGFSPNQQNQNLGLQNQSHPYANQQPQNVPLQSQAHGYPTQVNPAPPQTSHAFNQQSAPMPQTPSHGYMQANQSNQGPISQGPIRGYTPAPQGQMNVAQNQPNYSTSQSAQNVNAQNQTHRYLPDQSGQTSNPQSTVHSYSHHMVPQSATSNQAGPYPQQNQPGSVVPPSNQAHPGYPPNHSGANAMSQNSAHRYGAAQQTQVAQNQSMAYPPNQQQPNSSLSQNDQLYPRPDAAVSQQTQNYASTANEFSNDRSGAGTVSNSGNNYTANQPQTQNPVMPNYSSDSSHQNPAAVGQIKGADEPYYMPQRGYPQTFRPDQQCNDSYYRDQMNPGMNRYSNNYFPPQNYPNQSYDYATGHGTDMNSRPEESKSSQQPIGTHPSGTSCDKSNKDMTSSIGVQSQPLHQNNLTGPPSYTGEPNRQSSATPAPRSGPGVNPAPRLNQSELTKEDEKEKEDQIEKDKEDKSDEEILAKDEEKDCKSSPSGKEDPGIPYDWATELMKGYVPGLIDASAKMTIFFCILEEAIKLGDRVLAFSQSLFTLNLIEDFLARNSLKYADGQTDAWIKNVNYYRLDGSTSALEREKLINEFNSNPKIHLFLVSTRAGSLGINLVGANRAIVFDASWNPCHDTQAVCRVYRYGQKKQCFVYRLVTDNCLERKIYDRQISKQGMADRVVDQCNPDAHLSLKEATTLSWDWEEDSQVQDFSQIKDSYTDEVMHCVLERYSSLLTKQPFHHESLLVDRKDKKLSQAEKRLARRGYELEKMAANCSRPSYNYVPGNTATRAGGLQIRAIRGGDGGPTPKPVASVRPMQQRGAEGLSPRSVTGSRWIPAEVWQRQGMSAQEMTLPLDVVIPTNSPDKGSIVLKAGQRVMVLKSPKGIYMQLESGKIIAIRTALKLNQQKREEEPKKGVSSMIQRNSKSEVGFPLRNNSAISIIPKSSSTNQTGGRPLNKPSPSPGYKPFGDKEISKRPKPVATATAKPYLSQVNLTNQVSLSRLPKVKQEPMDHSTLGDNSNSSDGQLRTEQRVEEVRLEDVVAEVSSNTEYSPSNHTRTTNSDTDTSLPKSSEESTQVYTPDTVSLAQSVQTQHDQSESEMPPTSDKQCSPAEKEPSKPGTLTNYSRPFHNQTEKRETSNDDIIVEETSQTSQMTSQVTPQMTSQMTPQVTQQVTPQVATQTHAIVPGPMTSLLAPQPVPSAMPIPSTMSIPPSLPVPSNISPNMSVPSNMPPSLPPSMPVSSNLPPSIPPSSIPSSIPSSMPSNMPVTSSISLNIPSSMPIPSSMSISSSIPVSSSIPVSSGVPVSSVRSSEAPKSIADSITSATSTASVCTSTNITSPKSAEPTPSMRDNMIQSDPTPSVPQGYPYAQYPRYYDYSDPRSRSLSNPYGTYFPGVPPHTANPSSRLPVDTTKPQPDLGKPMDERNVMNVPTAYTSQIPSITAKTLTSNSATESKSTDSTTVTTTVASSSRDETHIPTAFSHPTSTRYPGPYPPGPYDPYSQHYPPAPGSSAAYPPGGAPGYPAYGGPSYNTDYARMYSAFHGPPPPTDPYMHRGYAPPSSHPPNYYSPFPHPPPPYGNYSFLPYPNPNMSSEPQPPTQ; from the exons ATGTCTAATAGTCTAGACAGTTTTCTTACACGTATAGGGGATGTCACAATTGAACGTGTGACTCCACGTGGTGGTTCCAAGCCCGGTGAAGCGAACATGATGACCAGTGAGACTGCGACAAGTGCAAACATGAATGCTGAGCCACAAGCGACTAATGACGAGAGTTCGGACGAATCAAGCGGCGAAACGACAGACGGGGAACAAGAGAAGAAGCTCGACGCTATGCAATCCGAGGAAATAGAAGAGATACGCTCGGAGGGTTCAGGAGACGATATGGATCTAGACGAAACGATCGACTCACAGATCGGCGTGAGAATGGAGTCGGAGAGGCAACACCACCCATCTCCAGATGAGGACGACGAGGAACAAGTTAACATTCTGGATACTTTACCACTGGAAG GTGCACCTATAGAAGGTCAAGAAGTATCTGAAGCTGATCTGCTTGGAAAGCCAATATCAAAGGATTCAGAAGATGAGGAAAGTATGGACAATGAGAACGATAAAGACGGACAGTCGGGAGAGGAAGGTACTGATAGCAACAAGAGACACGCCGATTCCGATCATTCTGATAGCGCGAAGAAAAAAGCGAAAAAGGATGATGGTAGTACCGAGGGTAGCACATCGGAATGCGAATTGAAGCCAGAGAAAAAGCTTGCCAATATGCGAAGAAATATCCGAGAGGTGATGGACGAAACACAATTGGACGAAGCCACATTGTCCGCTCAGAGGCAGGAGATGGAACGTCTCAGGCGAGTGCAGGAGCAGCAGAGAATTATTCGTGAAGTACAGCGTCAGATAGCAATCAACCGGCAAAACAATAAGGCGCAGACGCGTGTTATCAGTCTGCTGCAAGGGAAGCAGAATCAGGCTGGCACTACTATGATCTCACAGTCGTCTTCCCCATCGTCGTCATTTCCGTCGATGACGTCGCCGTCATCCACTCAGGTCCGTTTGCCAAATACTGTGCTGCTGAAAGTGAATTCTGGCATCGGTACTGGTGCTCAGGCCACTCAGACGGCCAGTGGGATGCAAGCGGGACAGATGCAGAGAAGATCGATCGACAGTGGTATGCGTTGGCAGAAAGGCAGAGGTGGCTATCAGGGAGCACAGACCTCTATCTCACGTGTTCCTAATCGTTCCAGTGCGCCTAATATGTTACAGCAAAGAATCCGCATGATGACACCATCTGTGAGTATATCACCAGTAGTACCCAAAAAGGAGCCGTTGGATCGAACGGACTACTATTCCGATTCCGAATTATCCGACATGGAAGCCGAGGAGGCGATACGATGCGAGAAGCAGATGCATGCGGCGCGGAAGATGCCCGGTATGCCCAAGTACCAGAGAGCACCTAAAGGCAAGGACGTGGTGACGATATCCAGCTCTAGCGAGAGTTCGGACGATGACTGCATAGTTTTGAGCGATCCTAGCGGTGAGGAGGAAACTGATACCGAGGATGATCCATCCAATTCCGGGATGCACACCAATGATCGTTACAACATTCCAGACGAGCACGGCCGAGTATTAATTAACGTGGGTCATCCTGAAACCGAACCGGACGTATTTCTAGCACCACAGGTGGCCCGCATAATTAAGCCACATCAGATTGGCGGCATACGCTTTCTCTTTGATAACATCATCGAGACGATCGAAAGGTACAAGACTAGTAGCGGTTTTGGCTGTATCCTCGCCCATAGTATGGGTCTAGGCAAAACCCTTCAAGTCGCTAGCTTctgcgatattttttttcgatgTACCACTGCCAAGACTGTCCTCTGCATTATGCCCATAAACACGCTTCAAAACTGGCTGGCGGAGTTTAACATGTGGCTACCGTATGAAGATCCTGCCGTTACCGCCGAGAAGCAGGTTAAGGCGGCGAACGTCAAAATGGAGCCGGGAACAGATATGAAGCACGAAGTAAAGGAGGAGAGCTGTGGCAATCAGAGCGACATGTCTAATATGTCGCGGCCTATTAGTACAGAGTCTGCGCATCGTTTTAGTCAGGACGCGGTAACCGGTGCGTCACAACAATCGGTGAACGTCATGCCGGAGAATCCCTACGCAAATCCTCATCATGGTTATGAACAGCGCAATATGATGCCGAGTTATATGCAAGATCCTACTGTAATGAATAAGAATATGGCTGAATCTCACATACCGCATATGCCACCGAACTATCATCAGGGAGAGATGCCACATAATCCTATGTACAACGCGAATTCAAATCCGCTTTCCAACTTTTCCGATCCAATGAAACCAGATCCAATGAACTGCCATGGTATGCCGTCTGGGCAGAACATAACGGGGCCAAAATTTGGCATTGAGAATCAGAACACTGGTGTTATGTATCCTGGCATGGAGAATCGATCGCAGGGTGTTTCTATGTATCCCGACATGGAAACTCGAAATGCCGCGGCAATGTATCCGGGAATGGGTAATCATCATCCTGGTTCGATGTACTCCAATTACAACAACATTCCTGGTACGTTTGCGAATTATGGCAGCCAGACGAATCAACAAGAACTTGAACGTGAACCGAAGAAGGAGAACATGCTATCGGGAGAAATGCCACTTCAGCCCATGGAAGTGAATGTGAAGAAAGAACCGGAGGAGacgattaaaaaagaagagggTACATCGACAGTGAAGGAAGAATTAGCGGACGAAAAGAAGGAAATgatagaaaagataaaaacacCATACGATGTAGACGCGCCAGTCGGCATGGAAGTACGTCCGAGGCACTTCGGTTTGCACATCTTGAACGATTCACACAAAACCATGACGGCTAGAGCGAAGGTGATACAAGAGTGGCAATCGACCGGCGGTGTTTTGCTGATAGGATATGAATTGTATAGGCAGTTGTCTTTAAAGAAGCCCAACAAGGCAAAACGAAAACGCGGACAACCCTTCAAAGATACGGTAGATGTAGAAGAGGAAGATAAGAACAAAGGTCTGCTGGACGAGATGCATTCAGCATTGGTGAGTCCGGGACCGGATTTGGTAATCTGCGACGAAGGCCATCGAATCAAGAATTCACACGCGAGTATAAGCATGGCGTTGAAGCAAATGCGAACGAAGCGCAGAATTGTATTAACTGGTTATCCATTGCAAAATAATCTGTTGGAATATTGGTGCATGGTAGATTTTGTGAGGCCCAATTATCTGGGTAGCAAGAGCGAGTTTTGCAACATGTTCGAGAGACCGATACAAAATGGTCAATGTATCGACTCTACTCCACAGGATATACGTTTGATGCGATATCGGGCACATGTGCTGCACGCTTTGCTAGAAGGTTTTGTGCAAAGACGCTCTCACTCCGTGTTGCAAATGTCATTGCCTCGCAAGGAGGAGTACATTCTCCTCGTTAGGATGACACCTCATCAACGTAAATTATATGATACATTTATGACTCAGGTAGTAAAAACGCGCGCAGTACCAAATCCGTTGAAAGCCTTTGCTGTATGCTGCAAGATTTGGAATCATCCGGACATCTTGTACTATTTTCTTCGTAAGCGTCAAGCGAATGAAGAAGATGATTTGGATCTGGAAGAGACAATAGCAGAAAAATCCGCGGCAGGTGGCAAGAAATCTAAAGCACGCCAACCGAAAGGGGAGTCCAAGAAAACCAAGAAGGGCAcgacgataaaaaataaacctgCAGCTAGCGTACAACCAAATGCTTCCTCGTCGTCTAGCAACGATAATGCCGAAACTGAAAATACGCACAATACtccaaaacaaaataattatactaattataCGATGCCAGTTTCTAATTCTGGATATTCTAATTCCATGCCGCAAGGATCTTATTCTCCTCATGGAGGATATCAAAATTATCGTCCAAACGATCAAAACACATTCTACAGAAACGATAACAATAATCACGCAGAATATAATCACGGGGACTTCTATAATAATCCAGGACAACAAAGATATGGCAATCAACCGTTCCAGTCATATACTCAAACGTCAACAAACTACAATACGTCGCAGGGGTATGCCAATCAATCGCAAAACTATATGCAATCGAATGAGCAATCCGCGAATCATTCTCAGAGGTATAGCGGTGCAGCGGCTGGATCTGATTTCCGATCGGATCAAAATCAAGGAAACAATTACGAGACACCCGGGATGTTTCCACGCCAGAATTATCCCTATCAGGATCAGCAGCGCAATTATACGTCGAATTTAAACCAAGGGCCTAACAATTATCCCCAGGTGTCTAATCAACCTTCCTTTCAGTCGCAAATGCCGAATCAGTCCACGAATATGCCAATGCCGGATTATTCGTCATATACCGCaaatcaaaatcaaaattacacGTCGACGCCAGCGAACATCTATCCGCGAAATGATGCACAACCACTGCAAAACTCAACGATGGGATATGCGGCGTCTCAACAAGGTCAGCCACCGGCGGCTCAAACACAGACCACTGGTTACATGGCGTCGCAGCAGAATCAAAACATATCGCCTGGTCAAAATTCTGGTTTTTCACCGAATCAGCAGAATCAGAATCTAGGTTTGCAGAATCAATCTCACCCATATGCGAACCAGCAACCGCAAAATGTGCCTCTTCAGAGCCAAGCACATGGTTATCCTACGCAGGTGAATCCAGCACCTCCACAGACTTCGCATGCATTTAATCAGCAGTCTGCTCCGATGCCACAAACTCCATCCCATGGTTATATGCAGGCGAACCAATCGAATCAAGGGCCCATATCACAGGGTCCCATACGTGGTTATACTCCAGCGCCGCAGGGTCAAATGAACGTAGCGCAAAACCAACCCAATTATTCTACCAGTCAATCCGCGCAAAACGTCAATGCACAGAATCAGACACACAGGTATCTTCCAGATCAGTCAGGCCAGACGTCGAATCCACAAAGTACAGTCCATAGTTATAGTCATCATATGGTACCTCAATCTGCAACTTCCAATCAGGCAGGTCCATATCCTCAGCAGAATCAGCCAGGTTCAGTTGTACCGCCATCGAACCAGGCTCATCCTGGTTATCCGCCGAATCACTCAGGCGCAAATGCGATGTCACAGAATTCCGCGCACCGATACGGAGCCGCGCAGCAGACACAGGTGGCTCAAAATCAATCTATGGCATATCCTCCGAACCAACAGCAGCCTAATTCATCTCTAAGTCAGAATGATCAACTTTATCCCAGACCAGATGCCGCGGTGTCGCAACAAACGCAAAATTACGCTTCTACAGCAAACGAATTTTCGAACGATCGTTCAGGTGCAGGCACTGTCAGCAATTCTGGCAATAATTACACCGCCAACCAACCACAGACACAGAACCCCGTTATGCCGAATTATTCCTCGGACAGCTCGCATCAAAATCCGGCGGCGGTCGGACAGATAAAGGGCGCAGATGAGCCTTACTATATGCCACAGCGTGGTTACCCGCAAACGTTCCGACCAGATCAGCAATGCAATGATTCGTACTACAGAGATCAAATGAATCCCGGGATGAATCGTTATTCAAACAACTACTTTCCGCCGCAGAATTATCCAAATCAATCATACGACTACGCCACTGGTCATGGCACGGATATGAATTCGCGACCTGAAGAATCTAAGTCTTCACAGCAACCCATTGGTACTCATCCTTCCGGTACGTCGTGTGACAAGAGCAATAAGGACATGACATCTAGTATCGGTGTGCAGAGTCAACCATTGCATCAGAATAATCTCACCGGCCCACCAAGCTACACTGGAGAACCGAATCGCCAGAGTTCGGCGACTCCCGCGCCTCGATCAGGACCGGGTGTTAATCCGGCTCCTCGATTAAATCAGAGTGAATTGACAAAGGAAGAtgagaaggaaaaagaagacCAAATAGAAAAGGATAAAGAGGATAAATCTGACGAGGAGATTCTTGCAAAAGACGAGGAAAAAGATTGCAAGAGCTCTCCTAGCGGGAAGGAAGATCCAGGAATTCCATATGATTGG GCAACAGAGTTGATGAAAGGATATGTACCCGGCTTGATAGATGCGTCCGCAAAAATGACGatctttttttgtattctCGAGGAAGCTATTAAACTGGGAGATCGCGTACTCGCATTTTCGCAGTCATTATTCACATTGAATCTCATAGAAGATTTCTTAGCGCGAAATAGCTTAAAATATGCAGATGGTCAAACTGATGCTTGGATTAAAAATGTGAATTATTATAGACTGGATGGAAGCACCAGTGCATTAGAGCGAGAGAAATTGATAAACGAATTTAATAGCAATCCGAAAATTCACCTCTTTCTCGTTTCTACGCGAGCTGGTTCGCTGGGTATCAATCTTGTTGGAGCGAATCGTGCAATCGTATTTGATGCTTCTTGGAATCCTTGTCACGATACGCAAGCAGTATGCAGAGTCTATCGATACGGTCAAAAGAAACAATGCTTTGTTTATCGATTGGTCACCGACAACTGTCTAGAAAGGAAAATCTACGATCGACAGATTAGTAAACAGGGCATGGCAGATCGCGTAGTCGATCAGTGCAATCCCGATGCGCATCTTTCGCTAAAAGAAGCGACGACATTATCATGGGACTGGGAGGAGGATAGTCAAGTACAGGATTTCTCGCAGATCAAAGACAGTTATACGGACGAAGTTATGCACTGCGTGTTAGAACGCTATTCTTCATTACTCACCAAACAACCGTTTCATCACGAGAGTTTGCTCGTTGATCGAAAGGACAAGAAGCTCAGTCAAGCTGAGAAACGATTGGCCCGTCGCGGCTATGAGCTTGAAAAGATGGCAGCTAATTGTTCTAGACCTAGTTATAATTATGTTCCTGGAAATACAGCCACGAGAG CAGGTGGATTACAAATCAGAGCAATTCGCGGTGGTGATGGTGGTCCCACCCCGAAACCGGTGGCATCTGTTAGACCTATGCAACAACGAGGTGCTGAAGGATTAAGTCCGCGAAGCGTTACTGGCAGCAGATGGATTCCGGCGGAAGTATGGCAAAGACAGGGAATGAGTGCGCAAGAGATGACGCTACCTTTAGATGTAGTTATACCGACTAACTCTCCGGATAAAGGAAGTATCGTTCTGAAAGCGGGACAGCGGGTAATGGTGCTGAAGAGTCCAAAAGGCATTTACATGCAACTTGAATCTGGCAAAATTATAGCAATTCGCACCGCGCTTAAATTGAATCAGCAAAAGCGAGAGGAAGAGCCGAAGAAAG GAGTTTCCTCGATGATACAGAGGAATTCCAAGTCCGAGGTTGGCTTTCCTTTACGCAATAACTCGGCTATTTCCATAATACCGAAATCATCCTCAACTAATCAGACTGGCGGCCGGCCTCTCAATAAACCATCACCGAGCCCGGGTTACAAACCGTTCGGTGATAAAGAAATCTCTAAGAGACCCAAACCAGTTGCTACAGCAACAGCCAAACCTTATTTAAGTCAAGTAAATTTAACTAACCAAGTTTCTCTGTCGAGACTACCCAAAGTTAAGCAAGAGCCAATGGATCATTCCACGCTTGGAGATAATTCTAACTCATCTGATGGTCAGTTGAGAACAGAACAACGTGTCGAAGAAGTTAGATTGGAAGATGTAGTGGCAGAAGTGAGCTCGAACACTGAGTATAGCCCTTCTAATCATACTCGTACCACTAACTCGGATACGGATACATCTTTGCCAAAATCGTCCGAGGAAAGCACTCAAGTTTATACGCCTGATACTGTTTCTCTCGCGCAAAGTGTTCAAACACAACATGATCAGTCTGAATCGGAAATGCCGCCAACTTCTGATAAGCAGTGCTCGCCGGCAGAGAAGGAACCTTCTAAGCCGGGTACACTAACAAATTATAGTCGACCCTTCCACAATCAAACGGAGAAGCGAGAAACTTCCAATGATGATATCATTGTTGAGGAAACGTCTCAAACATCGCAGATGACGTCGCAGGTAACACCGCAGATGACGTCGCAGATGACGCCACAAGTGACGCAACAAGTAACACCACAGGTCGCGACACAGACGCACGCAATTGTTCCTGGCCCAATGACTTCTCTGTTGGCACCACAGCCAGTACCGTCAGCTATGCCGATACCATCGACTATGTCGATACCGCCAAGCTTACCGGTACCGTCAAATATATCACCGAACATGTCAGTACCATCGAACATGCCACCAAGTTTACCGCCAAGCATGCCGGTATCGTCAAACTTGCCACCAAGTATACCACCATCGAGCATACCGTCAAGCATACCATCAAGTATGCCATCTAATATGCCAGTAACGTCAAGTATATCGTTGAATATACCATCAAGTATGCCGATACCATCAAGTATGTCAATATCATCCAGTATACCGGTATCGTCAAGCATACCAGTATCATCTGGTGTACCGGTATCATCTGTAAGAAGCTCGGAAGCACCTAAAAGTATCGCCGATTCAATCACCAGCGCAACATCGACCGCTTCTGTATGCACTAGCACTAATATCACTTCTCCAAAAAGTGCCGAGCCAACTCCAAGTATGCGAGATAACATGATCCAGAGTGACCCGACGCCGAGCGTACCCCAGGGATATCCTTACGCTCAGTATCCGAGATACTATGACTATAGCGATCCGCGATCCCGTTCACTTTCTAATCCCTATGGCACTTACTTCCCAGGCGTTCCACCTCACACGGCAAATCCCAGCAGTAGACTGCCAGTAGACACGACGAAGCCTCAGCCGGACTTGGGCAAACCTATGGATGAGAGGAACGTGATGAATGTGCCTACCGCTTACACTTCTCAAATACCAAGCATTACTGCCAAAACGCTAACGAGCAACTCTGCGACGGAGTCTAAGAGTACGGACAGTACGACGGTGACTACCACGGTGGCTTCGTCAAGCAGAGATGAGACGCATATACCTACTGCATTTAGTCATCCCACTAGCACGCGATATCCGGGACCGTATCCACCAGGTCCGTACGATCCGTACTCGCAGCACTATCCACCGGCGCCTGGCTCTTCCGCGGCTTATCCTCCAGGTG gaGCACCCGGCTATCCAGCATATGGTGGACCCAGTTACAATACAGATTATGCTCGTATGTACTCGGCGTTCCATGGTCCACCACCTCCAACAGACCCCTACATGCACAGAGGATATGCTCCTCCCTCTTCGCATCCTCCTAATTATTACTCACCATTCCCTCATCCTCCACCACCCTATGGAAATTATTCGTTTCTGCCGTATCCGAATCCGAATATGTCCAGCGAGCCTCAACCACCTACTCAGTAG